From the genome of Candidatus Paceibacterota bacterium:
CGTCCTGCGATAGGCTCCTGCTTTCCTTTTTCGATGATAACTACTGCGTTCTCATCAAATCGAATATAAGAACCGTCCTTTCGTCGGAAAGGCTGTACTTGTCGCACGACAACTGCCTGAAGCACATCTTTCTTCTTTACTCCCTTTCGAGGCTCTGCAGTCTGGACAGAAAGCACCACGATGTCTCCGATGCGAGCGTATCGCTTCTTACTTGAACCAAGCACTTTGAAAATACGGCCGATCTTTCCCCCGCAGTTATCCGTTATTTTGACGATGGATCGTGGTTGAATCATACAATTATTTTATGACGATGAATGACTTGTCTTTGGACATCGGTCGGCATTCCTGAATGGTAACAGTCTGACCTACTTCGTATGTTCCTTCCGCGTGCGCTTTATATCGCTTTATCTTTTTCAAGAATTTCTGATACTTTGGGTGCTTTACATATCGCATCACTTCGACGACGACGGTCTTCGCCATCTTGTTTGATGCCACCTTGCCGGTAAAAAGTTTCCCCTCTGCTTTCTTTTCTGTTTTGGTTACTTGTTCAGCCATGATAATTATTTAGTCTTTGTGTTGAGTTGAGTCAAAATTCGAGCAATATCTTTTCGCAACACTCTTCCCTCTCGAACATTCTTTGTCTTGCTTCCTGAAACTCCAAATCGGAATTTCTGAAGACCTGCTCGCTTTTCAGTGAGCATTCGGTTCAATTCTTTTTCGTTTGTATCTTTGATTTCCATACGGGTAGATTTATGATTTAAGATTCATGATTTAAGAATGGGATTCGGATTCGATTTTATTTTGCATTATTCATATATCCTGAATCGTAAATCTTATCTCTTTAAAATAACGGTCTTCAAAGGAAGCTTTGTGCCCGCCTTTCGAAGTGCCTCTCGTGCTGTTGCATCATCAACTCCGTCAATTTCAAAAATGATTCGTCCTGGGTATACCTGCACGCAGTATCCCTGTGGATCTCCTTTTCCGCCTCCCATACCTACTTCTGCAGCTTTGGCAGTATAGGGCATATCAGGGAAAACGCGAATCCAAATCTTTCCAGTCTTACCGACAAGTCGTGACATCACCTTTCGGGCAGCTTCAAGCTGATTGGAACGCACTCGCATCGCGCTCAAAGATTTGATTCCGTATGAACCGAAAGCAATAGTAGTACCTCGTGTCTCCACGCGATCCTTCTTCATATTTCGGCGCATAGTCTGCCACTTTCGATGTTTTACTTTTTTAGGAAGAAGCATGGTAGTAATTATTTAGCGGCTGGCTTTTTATCGGAAAAAACTTCTCCTTTGTATATCCAAACTTTGATTCCAATATCTCCGTAACTCATATGAGCTTTCTCTCGTGCAAAATCAATATCAGCGCGGAATGTCTGAAGAGGGATTCGTCCTTTCTTGATCTTTTCTCGTCGTGCCATATCAGCACCTCCTAGGCGCCCTGAAAGACCTACTTTCACTCCGAGCACGTCTCGATTTGCCATAACTTTCTCAACGATCTGTTTTGCAACACGTCGGAAAGGCATTCTTTTTTCAAGAGAGTCGGCAACCATTTGTGCAACGATAGCGGCATTTGATTCTGGAGAACGAATTTCAACAACATCAATTTTCAATTCCTCTTTTGTCTTTACTCCCCATCGAGCAAATTGTTTTAAAATATCATTTCGAAGTTTTACCTGACCCTCTCCGTTTCGTCCGATGAGCACGCCTGGTCGAGAAGTTTTGATGATAACTCGCATTGTCTTTTGATTTCGTTCGATATCAACTCCGCTCACGAACATTCCTCGGAATTTGACTGCCAAGTATTCTCGCAAGAGTACATCCACCTTGAGAGATGCGCGGTATCCTTTGCCATCACTAAACCATCGACTCTTCCAGTCTCTGATGATGCCAAGTCTATGTGAATATGGATGAACAATGTGTGTCATGATAAAAAATTATTTCTTAACTGCTGTTTTTTCTTTCTTAATTTTTGCTGTTACTTTCGCGATGTCAGCTCCTCTTTCAGCAAGCGCGATAGACACGTGACTATTTCGTTTCAAAATCTGGAAAGCAGAACCTCGAGCTCGAGGCATTGATCGCTTCAAAACTCGTGCAGTATCTACTCGAACTTCTTTTACCAAAAGATCTTCCGCTTTGAATCCGTTTGTATTTTTTGCATTTGCAACTGCAGATGCGAGAAGCTTTGCGAAAACTTCGCTCGCCTTCTTCGGGAGAAATGAAAGCTGGCTCTGTGCCTCGACAACGCTCTTGCCTTTAATAAGATCCGCAACAAGGCGAACTTTTCGAGGTGATTGTCTGTAATCTGATAGGTAAGCTTTCATGTTTTTGATTAGGGTTTAGGGTAAAGGGTTGAGGGTTTAGGATTTTGGTTTCAGTGTTTTCTATACCCTGTCCCCTTCACCCTCTACCCTAGTTCGTTATTTTTTAGTATCAGCAGAGCCCTTTGCAGCTTGAGCAGCAGCGACTTCTGCCTCTTTCTTCTTCATTTCAAGTTCTTTCTGCATCTTACCTCCGTGTCGGATGAATTTGCGTGTGTGTGAGAATTCTCCAAGTCTGTGGCCCACCATTTCTTCAGAGACAAGAACTTCGAGATGCTCTCGGCCGTTGTGAACGCCAAATTTAAAACCTACCATCTCCGGTGCGATCTGTGAGCGTCGTGACCAAGTCTTAATAAGCCCAGTTGTCTGGGGAGTTTTGCCTTCAATCTTTTTCAAGAGTTTCGGGTCAATATAAGGGCCTTTTTTGAGCGATCGTGTCATGATTTAATAAGCAAACTTGAGCTTTTTCGCGAACAGAAAAATAAAAAGCCCTCAAGAGAACTTGGCAAGATACTAGCAAAATGGCCTATAAGTGTCAACGAGAGGTGGCTTTTAACCAGTAGACTGTGAGGTTTTAACTAAAAATTGAATAAAAAGGCGTCACGCTCTGGGAGCGGACGCCTTATGTAACTTTACTTGAAAGCAGCCTGTACGATGTAGTCACTCTGGACCACTTGGGCACGAAGTTCGAGCATTGTTTTCCAGAGTCGCTCACGACTTTCTGCCCACTCTTGAGTGGTCCGAACCAATTGGTTCCATATCTGAATGGGATCTAAACGGACACCTTTTACGAGGTCAGTGATGTTTACTCGGTCGACTCGTACCGCCTGCACCACTTCCGTCCCCCGATTTTTATACCCCGCAGCGCCGACAATCGAGACGTTTACCAAAAGCCAGTCGCCACTCCGACTCAGACCCCAGATGGGGATTGTTCCATTGCAAAGATATGTCCCCGAACTATAGCGATGCCCTGTATCGGGGATACTTATCTTCTCTCCTTTCCCAAAAATTCCTTGGATATCTGCTGTCGACTTCCCGTCTTCGTAACCAGTAATTACAGATCGACCCACCTCTCTCTCCCAAACATAATCCTTTAAGCACTTGAACTCGGAAAGCTTCGCCAACGAAACCGTATCTAGATACGGTTTCATATTATTGCGAAGTTCATCCAAAAGAGAGAGAAACCTGGCTTCTGTGGACAATCCACCTTTCACAATGAGCTTGCCTAGCTCGTCTTTCTTGAAAGAGGGCATACCCTCCTCCTTTCTTTAATGTCCCCGGGCGTACCCAAGAACAGGCCGAAGCGACCAATCGCTTCTCTGGGTTAGAGACTACTGATTGCGTCTCAGAAAGTCAATTACATAAAACTAAAAAAAATAAAGATGTTTGAATATTTACCGTTGCTGTCAAGGACAGTCCTTGACATAATAGAGGGATGAAAAAGAGAGATTACAAAAATAGTGCGGAGGGTACTTTCGTGCATGTTTACAACAGAGGAAATAATCGAGAGAAAATTTTTCATGATGAAAAGGACTACAAAGCTTTCGCTTTTCGAGTCGGACTCGCCCTAGGCATTGAAAGAGAAACTCTTCAAAAAGAAGACCTGCTGTCATTCCCCCACTCTCGAATTAGAATCAATGCAGGAGCTGATCTCTTCAAACTTCATTCATTTTGTCTCATGCCAAATCATTTCCATTTATTGATTGAACAATGCGGAGAGACAGAAATAGCAAAAATCATTTCCCAAATATCCACGAGCTATGCGATGTATCTCAATAAAAAATATCATAGAGTCGGGCATGTATTTCAGGAGAGATATAAAGCTGTAGTCATCGAATCCGATCCGCAACTCCTTTGGACTTCATCTTATATCCATATGAATCCGGTCAAAGCAAATATCGTAAAACACCCTGGTGAATATACATGGAGCAGTTACCAAGATTTTACAAAGAAAAGAAACTTACCGATTATCCACACAGATTTTTTACTACCAATGTTCGGAGCGAAAGATTTCGAAAAAGAGACACTTGCCCTCTTTCTGAAATCCGAAGAATCCCCTTATTAGGATTAAGGGCCCGAGTGTCAAGGACAGTCCTTGACACCTTAAAAATAACAAAGAAAAGGCCCCATAAGGACGGAACCTTAAGGGGTGATCTTTTCCGTTGGTGATGACACTAGTATAGACGAATGAGGGGCCAAAAGTCAACAAAGCAGGTAAAACCGTCATTATTCTGCCAGCTTGTAAGTTTGATTAAATTCCGCGCGAGCAATTATATAAGGTTCCCCCCCCATTGCCTTTGTATCAATATCATAAGTATCAGCGATAAGACAATCAGCAGCACCATTCTGCATTTCTCCCCAGGATGCCATCATCGTAACTGGGCTATTAAAAGGATTATCGATTGCTTTACAGTATCCTTTTGCCGAATATACTCCTGGCTCTCCGGCTTTTGGTTCATATCTTTTTGCAAATTTTATTCCGTCAATAACATATCGTTCGCCACCGGGGTTTGTAATAATAGCATCACCTGCTTTCGCTACATTTTTCGTTTCAGTTGTTCCGTCTGTTAATTTTGTAATTATTTCCTCTCCCCCTTTGGCGATCTCAGCTCTCATTTCTCCTTGTTTTTTAAAGATAGGAGCATTTTCAAGTCCCTGCATAATTTCCGGTGCATGTCTGTTAATTTCTTTAAAAGTTATGGGCTCCGGCGCTTGTTCTGTCATTTTATCTAAATTATTAATAATAAATAATTGTACTCTTTTCTTTTCTCACTTACTAGATATCAAAAAGGATGAACTTCCTTAGCACGAAAGCGAGTCCCACACCTTTTGGGAAACTCACTGGGCTCTGCGCAAAACAAAGGAGCTTTTTAGGAAAACTGAATTGTTTGAGAAAACCGCCCCCGAAGAGGTGCGGTTTTTGAGTTTTCAATTTTCCGTGAAGAAAAGTGACTATTATTTAAGCGGAGAACCAGTGGGGCTGTTTTCCAAAAGGTGTGGGCGAGTGCCTTATTTCTTATTCTTCCCCTTCCCCACCTTTCGTCGAGAGACGATGAAAATGTTTGAATATTTTTTTGCTCGGCGGGATTTCTGTCCTTTTCCTGTCGGCTTTCCATATGAAGTCTTTTGTCGTCGGCTTCCTCGTCCTTGTCGTCCTTCACCTCCTCCGTGTGGGTGGTCTACCGGGTTCATAGCAGTACCTCGCACTGTCGGTCGGATACCAAGCCATCGAGAACGTCCTGCTTTACCGATATTTACAAGACGATTTTCATCATTTGAAACTTCACCGACACATGCGTAGCACTCTTCGTGTACTCGTCGAATTTCTGTCGAAGGCATTTTGAGGTGAGTGTAATTGGCGTCCTGCGCAACAACTTCGATGTAGTTTCCAGCGCTGCGGCCGAGCTTTCCACCATTTCCGGGTTTAAGTTCTACGTTATATACAAAAGTACCAACTGGAATTTTCTTGAGAGGCATTCGATTGCCCATTTTTACAGGAGCTTTTTCAGAAACGACGAATGAATCACCAACTTTCATAGACTTTGGAGCGAGCACATAGCGCTTCTCTCCATCCTGATATTGTACGAGTGCGATGAAACCAGTTCGGTTTGGATCGTATTCAATGGTCAACACTTTTGCAGGAACATCTTTCTTGTTGTATCGAAAATCAACATCTCGGAAAAGTCGCTTATGTCCGCCTCCTTTGTGGCGCACAGTCAAACGGCCAAAGCTGTTTCGTCCCACATCTCGCTTAAAACCTGACGTGAGCGATTTCAAAGGCTCTGACGCAGTAAGGAACTCTCGGTAGTTGATACCGGTCATTCCACGTCGTGATGCTGTTGTTGGTTTATAGGTCTTCATGTTTTTTATACAAATTCAATCTTGTCGCCTTTTTTCAGAAAAACATATGCTTTCTTCACTCGTGTTTTCATCCCCACTTTCCCTCGGACAAACACTTTCTTTGCAGGGGTGAAAACAATGTTTACCTTCGTCGGCGTCACTTTATACATCTCTTTTATCGAAGACGCGACAGTAGCCTTTGTTGCAGAGTGAGCAATAGAAAATACATAGATATTTTTTTCAGCTTCTTGTGATGATTTTTCAGTCACTCGAGGATGAAGGACGATATGAGAAAGGTCAGCATGAGGCTTCGTCGAAGGCGCTTTTACAACAGCAACTTCTGTTTCCACAACCTTTGCTTTCTTTTTTACCTCTTCTTTTTTAGCGAAAATAGCCATGGTAATTATTTAGTCTTAGCGGGAATTTTTGAAGAAAGAAATTCAAATGACTTTTCTGGTTCTGTGATGATGAGATATGCATTCTGCATGAGATCCATAGGATTCATATTTCGAAGTTCGTCCACAGTAACATTTCCAAAGTTTCCAAAACCTCGCTCTACCGCAACGTCCTTGTGTCCGAGAGTGATATAAGCCGCATTCTTTCGCTTTGTAGAAAGCTTTTCAAATCCTGCGATCTTGCCGAGATTCATAACGATCTCCTTTGCATCTTTTGTCTTTCCGCTATCCATATTCAAAGTATCGACAAAGATGATTTCTTTATCTTTCAATTTTCTAGAAAGGATCGTGTAGAGAGCTTTCGCTTTCATAGAACGATTGATTTTTCGAGTGAAATTCTGATCGTTTCGAGGACCGTGAGCAACACCTCCGCCAACCCAGATAGGAGAACGAGTAGAACCGTGACGAGCTCGGCCAGTACCTTTCTGTCTCCAAGGCTTCTTGCCTCCTCCTCGTACCTCTCCTCGAGTCTTTGTGTGAGCAACAGGCTTTCGTGCGTTGGTCTTCATTGAAGTCGTCACTTGGTGAACCAAGTCAGAATTCCAGTGAACGCCGAATACTGCTTCAGGAAGTTTTACTTTCCCTGTTTCTTTTCCCTTTTGGTTGTAAACGGTTGCTTCCATTGTATTTAGGCTTTGATCTCAACAAGTGTTCCTCGTCGTCCTGGAACCGCTCCGCCGATAATAATTTCTCGTTTTGCTTCGTCAACCATAAGCACAGTCATACCTTTTGAAGTAATCGTGTCTTGTCCCATTCTGCCTCCCATTCTCATTCCTTTTGGAACACGAGTTCGAAGCCCTCCTCCAATAGAACCAGGTTCTCGTTCAGAGTGTTTCTGCCCGTGAGTTCGTCGTCCTCCGCCGAAGCCGTGTCGCTTGATAACACCTTGGAAACCTTTTCCTTTTGAAACAGAAGTGATGACGACTTTCTCCCCAACTTTGAAAAGTGCTGGGCTAAGTGTGTCGCCGACTTTCAAATCTGAAACGCCTGCGAATTCTCGGAAATTAGAGAAATTTCCAAGCTCTTTTGTGTGGCCTTTTTGAGCCTTGTTTACGTTCTTTGGGTTTCGAGTGCCGTAGCCGATTTGTACAGCTTTGTAGCCGTCTTTTTCGTCTGTTTTCACTTGAGTAACAACGTTTGCGCCACAGGAAATAATCGTTCCAGGGTGAAGTGCCCCGTTTTCATCGAAGACTTGCGTCATATTTACCTTTTGTCCTAGGACGAATTTCATGTTTTTTGCAAAAAAATCTCACTCAACTTAACAGAAACAGACCAAAAAGTAAAGCTTAAAGCCATTTTAAGCTATTCTGCTTCCCTCTTTTTGTTTAGAGGATTTTGACGTCGATATCTACACCACTTGGGAGGTTCATATTGGTCAAAGCCTCGATGATCTTCCCTGACGGATTCAAGATATCAATAAGTCTCTTGTGGACTCGCATTTCGAACTGTTCTCGTGCATTTTTGTACACGAACGCAGAGCGGTTGACTGTGTATTTATTTATTTCTGTTGGAAGCGGAACGGGGCCAACAACTTTCGCATCGTAGCGAAGAGCAGTGTCGATGATCTGCTTTACCGAAAGATCGAGAATTTTATATTCATATGCTCGAACTCGGATGCGCAATTTTGAGATCGCGCCATCTTTTGGAGCGGGAGATACTTTGACTGCTTTCTTCGCAGACGCTCTCTTTGCAGGAACTTTCTTTTCTGTTGTTTCTTTCACAGCCATTTGAATAGGGTTTAGGGTAAAGGGTGTAGGGTTAGGCGATGACTTTCGTTACAACTCCGGCACCCACAGTCTTGCCTCCTTCTCGGATAGCAAATCGCTGTTGATCTTCAAGAGCAATCGGAGCAACCAATTTTACTTTGAAAGTAATCGTATCTCCTGGCATAACCATTTCTGTCTTTTCTGGCAAAGTCACTTCTCCAGTCACGTCTGTTGTTCGGAAGTAGAACTGTGGCTTGTAACCAGTGAAGAACGGAGTATGTCGTCCGCCTTCTTCTTTCTTCAAGATGTACACTTCTGAAGTAAATTCTGTGTGAGGAGTAACTGAACCTGGCTTTGCGATAACCTGACCTCGGTGTACGTCTTCTTTTCGAGTACCTCGGAGCAAAATTCCAGCGTTGTCTCCTGCCATACCTTCTGAAAGCTGTTTGTTGAACATTTCAATACCAGTCACAGCAGTCTTTGCTGTTGGCTTGATACCAACGATTTCAACTTCCTCTCCAACTTTCACCATTCCTCTTTCAATTCTTCCAGTCACTACAGTACCTCGTCCTTCAATCGAGAAGATGTCTTCGATAGGCATAAGAAAAGGCTTGTCTGTTTCTCGCTTTGGAACTGGGATATAGGTATCAAGAGCGTTGGTGAGTTCAAGAATTTTCTTTACCCATTCATCGTCTTTTGATGTTGCTTCAAGAGCTTTGAGTGCTGAACCTCGAATAACAGGAGCTCCTTTTCCATCAAAGCCTTGCTTTGTAAGGAGTTCTCGAACCTCTTCTTCAACGAGGTCTACGAGATCTTTGTCATCAACCATGTCTACTTTGTTTAGAAAGACGATGATCTTTGGCACTCCAACCTGCTTTGCGAGGAGAACGTGCTCACGAGTCTGTGGCATCACTCCGTCAGTAGCTGCGATAACGAGAATAGCACCGTCCATTTGTGCGGCACCGGTGATCATGTTCTTAATATAGTCGGCGTGTCCAGGAGCGTCGATGTGAGCGTAGTGTCGAGTTGCTGTTTCGTATTCGTTGTGAGAGAGGGCGATCGTAATACCTCGGGCCTTTTCTTCAGGCGCTGAGTCAATTTCGTCAACTTTTTTCAACTTCACTGTTTGTCCAGAGAGATGAAGTGAGTTAAGAATTGCCGCAGTAAGAGTTGTCTTCCCGTGGTCAACGTGACCGATGGTACCGACGTTTACGTGAGGCTTCGAGCGATTAAATTCTGCCATAGTTTTTATTAAATAAATTAATAATAAATAATTTCTAACAACGAAACAAAACGCCACGCCTATTTTTTCTGCCCAAAATCAAAGATCGTGCAGGAAAATAAACGAAAAATGCGATGGCACTCATCATAACAAATGCCGAAAAGAAGTCAATTCAAGGCAAAGCCCCCACTAAAGCTTTAGTGGGGGCTTTCCTATCCTCTTCGATAAGAGATCTAGAACCCTAAGAGATGCCCGAAGGATTCAAGAACCGAAGCGACACTACTGGTAGTCGGAGCAACGGAAAGACTTGTCACATTGAAGACTGCTGTATTAGTAAATTGAGCAGTTCCTCCTATATAGACCTTGATTACATACGAACCAATTGGGGCACCAGTGGGAACTTGGAATGTAACATTATTACCATTAACCGTACCAGTAACAGAACTATAATTTCCAAAATAGACTGTTCCATAAGGGAACGCCACCGGACCATTAATCGTAACCATTGTTCCTGGATGCCCTGACCCTGGTGAAATAGAACTGATTGAGGGCGTTGCTGGCGTGGTAACAGGAGGAAAACTCTTTCTAATACCAACATTCCCTGAATTATCTATGGGATCAATCGAGAATGTATAGGTAACACCCGCTGTTAATCCCGTCACATTCATGCTCCCGACAGGACCGCTAATCTGATTTCCATTAACACTACTGTTAGGCGAACTTGTTATCTGGTAGTTCACAGTACCTCCGGAATTATCGCTTGCTCCGCTCCAATTCAAGGTCAAACTATTTGATGTTACGTTGGAGGTGGTAAAGGTGGAAGAGCCCGACCAGACAGGAGCCGTTGTGTCTGCAGCGGGACCCACCGTAATATTGACATACTTGTATACACCATCAGCGCTGTGAATTGTCAGCATTCCACTGCCGGTAGCAGTTGGAGTGTAAGTTCTTGTTGCAGCACCTGCGGTTCCTCCGATAGTTCCTGAAACAGATGAGGTAAAGTAGTCGAAGGCAGGTTGTGGAGAAAGGGCGACGCCAGATGCATTTTTTGCAGTGAATGTATATGTGTATGTCGTATTTTGTGTGAGACTGGTTGATCCTGCTACGTCGATGGAGGCGGTGGTTGGACAACCCGTAGTCGTCGCCGTAACCGTCTTTGCAGGAGAGCTGACATTGCCAGCACCATCAGTGGCTGTGATCGAGAAAGTATACGTTGTACAAGCGGAGAGGCTTGCAACACCAGTCCCACTATTCGAAGCGCCATTAAAAGTAAGGGTACTGCCGGTACCGCTCGGAGAACGGGTGATGGTGTAACTTGCGACTCCACTACCACCAGTGTTGTCGGTTGCTCCGCTCCAATAAAGTGAGAGACTATTGTTGCCTATACCTGAAGCAGTAAAGCTTGTAGGAGAAGTGGGCGCAGTGACGTCGGCACCTCCACCTGTAGCATTCACCGTAATTGTTTTAGAATTACTGCTGTTCGTTCCACCAATAATAGAAACCGACAAACTATACGTGCCCGCTACAACTGCTGGAATGGTGTAGCTTAGAGACGTCCCGTTTGCTGAGGAAGCTTGAGTTTGGTAGGGCGTTCCGTTGGCAGTATTTACGAGGGTTATCAAGTTTGGGTGAGCCGCGTCAGTGGAAAAATTAGTACCGCTAATGACCGCAGGTGTCGCTACTCCCGCTGTTACCGATGTTGGGGAAACGGAAGTGATGGTTGGAGCTGAGGGCGTAGTGGTAATCGTCACCGTCTTCGAATCTGTAACCGTTCCGTATGATCCGGTACACGTGATGGTGTATGTCTTTGATTGCGTGAGGAGACCTGTATAAATACCAGTAGAATTGTAAGTTGCACCTGATGTAACCGATCCGTTCGCTGTAGTAAAGTTGGTTCCCGTACATGAAGTGACGTTGGAAGATGTCCAAGTGAGATACGTTCCATTTCCAGATGGCAGTGAACTTGCTGCGACGGTCAGGGTGACGGAAGGGGTTGGTGTACCGGTAGCATTCACCGTAATTGTTTTAGAATTACTGCTGTTCGTTCCACCAACAATAGAAACTGACAAACTATACGTGCCCGCTACAACTGCTGGAATGGTGTAGCTTAGAGACGTCCCGTTTGCTGAGGAAGCTTGAGTTTGGTAGGGCGTTCCGTTGGCAGTATTTACGAGGGTTATCAAGTTTGGGTGAGCCGCGTCAGTGGAAAAATTAGTACCGCTAATGACCGCAGGTGTCGCTACTCCCGCTGTTACCGATGTTGGGGAAACGGAAGTGATGGTTGGAGCTGAGGTAGCGTTCACCGTAACAGTTGCAGTATCACTTTTACCGCCAGAAGAAGCTGTCACCGTTACCGTACGCGCAGTCCCCGGAGCTGTGAGAAGTCCTCCACTTGAAATAGTCCCCGCAGTCGTAGTCCAAGAATAGGCGGGTTGTGTAGATAACGCGTGGGTAAACTGGTCTAAGGCAGTTGCAGTAAATTGCTGGGTTCCGTTAACTGTGACACTAGCAGTTTCTGGAGTAACAGAGATAGAAGTAAAGACTTGAGCTGCGTTTGACACCGTAACTTCTTTTGTACCGATTATCGTTCCGGAATAAGCGCTCACTGTCACCGGAAGTGACGTGCCCGTTATACTTGAGGGAGCTCTAAAGAGACCGCTTGAGTTAATTGTCCCCCCAGTCGCATACCAAGTGAACGAGGACGGCTGTGTGCGAAGATCATTATTTTTCTGATCTTTCGCAGTTGCGGTAAATTGTATTGTTCCATTTGTCCCAACAGTAAGGCTCGAAGAAGTTGTTAATTCGATAGAACTGAAAACGGGTGTGTAGGAACCGCCACTATGACCACCACTTCCACCGCCACCTCCGCCACCACTACCACCTCCCGAAGCTACACAAAGAGAACCACTTAATGGGCTGTATTTTGTTGTAAGCGTACAGCCAGCTGGGAGCGAAGCGAAACAACTTGCACCAGTTATATTATTGAACAACGCGCCCCCACTGCATGGACCAGTTCCTCCTCCCGGCAATGACACGCACGCAAAACCAGTCAGCGTGCTATAGCCTGAAGCGCTGGTACATCCTGGCGGGAAATTTCCTGAAACTGTTCCACCAGCTTCAAAGTCTCGAAT
Proteins encoded in this window:
- a CDS encoding fibronectin type III domain-containing protein, which encodes MSHSHAVNPARIVAIIGGILALAALAFSFALPVHAAVSDARIHAYQASILPPGVVGPFGPLTKALTLKKYGVTTVPALQTILIGKKLLYLVHVTSLFGPLTIEAVIRDFEAGGTVSGNFPPGCTSASGYSTLTGFACVSLPGGGTGPCSGGALFNNITGASCFASLPAGCTLTTKYSPLSGSLCVASGGGSGGGGGGGSGGHSGGSYTPVFSSIELTTSSSLTVGTNGTIQFTATAKDQKNNDLRTQPSSFTWYATGGTINSSGLFRAPSSITGTSLPVTVSAYSGTIIGTKEVTVSNAAQVFTSISVTPETASVTVNGTQQFTATALDQFTHALSTQPAYSWTTTAGTISSGGLLTAPGTARTVTVTASSGGKSDTATVTVNATSAPTITSVSPTSVTAGVATPAVISGTNFSTDAAHPNLITLVNTANGTPYQTQASSANGTSLSYTIPAVVAGTYSLSVSIVGGTNSSNSKTITVNATGTPTPSVTLTVAASSLPSGNGTYLTWTSSNVTSCTGTNFTTANGSVTSGATYNSTGIYTGLLTQSKTYTITCTGSYGTVTDSKTVTITTTPSAPTITSVSPTSVTAGVATPAVISGTNFSTDAAHPNLITLVNTANGTPYQTQASSANGTSLSYTIPAVVAGTYSLSVSIIGGTNSSNSKTITVNATGGGADVTAPTSPTSFTASGIGNNSLSLYWSGATDNTGGSGVASYTITRSPSGTGSTLTFNGASNSGTGVASLSACTTYTFSITATDGAGNVSSPAKTVTATTTGCPTTASIDVAGSTSLTQNTTYTYTFTAKNASGVALSPQPAFDYFTSSVSGTIGGTAGAATRTYTPTATGSGMLTIHSADGVYKYVNITVGPAADTTAPVWSGSSTFTTSNVTSNSLTLNWSGASDNSGGTVNYQITSSPNSSVNGNQISGPVGSMNVTGLTAGVTYTFSIDPIDNSGNVGIRKSFPPVTTPATPSISSISPGSGHPGTMVTINGPVAFPYGTVYFGNYSSVTGTVNGNNVTFQVPTGAPIGSYVIKVYIGGTAQFTNTAVFNVTSLSVAPTTSSVASVLESFGHLLGF
- the tuf gene encoding elongation factor Tu: MAEFNRSKPHVNVGTIGHVDHGKTTLTAAILNSLHLSGQTVKLKKVDEIDSAPEEKARGITIALSHNEYETATRHYAHIDAPGHADYIKNMITGAAQMDGAILVIAATDGVMPQTREHVLLAKQVGVPKIIVFLNKVDMVDDKDLVDLVEEEVRELLTKQGFDGKGAPVIRGSALKALEATSKDDEWVKKILELTNALDTYIPVPKRETDKPFLMPIEDIFSIEGRGTVVTGRIERGMVKVGEEVEIVGIKPTAKTAVTGIEMFNKQLSEGMAGDNAGILLRGTRKEDVHRGQVIAKPGSVTPHTEFTSEVYILKKEEGGRHTPFFTGYKPQFYFRTTDVTGEVTLPEKTEMVMPGDTITFKVKLVAPIALEDQQRFAIREGGKTVGAGVVTKVIA